TCATCATGACGATAAGGAGGGACGGACATGTTGTTCCCATGAAGTTTGGAGATATCCAAAAGCTGATCGACAAGGGTCAAGAGACTGCCACACTGACGGTCAATGGTCTCGACATATTCTGTACGCTCACGGGAGGTAGACTTCGACTCGGGAGACAGATATTTATTGAGCCCCTGAATGACCGTGAGAGGCGTCCTGAACTCGTGAGTGATATTGGCAAAGAAGAGTGTACGAGCACGCTCATACTGCTTGAGGGCTGCGTTACTCCTGAGACGTTGGCGATAGGCATAGTATGCCGCACCTGCCAAGAAGAAGCCTATAAGTCCAAGGGTCCACGAGATGTACATGGTACGCTGAGTCTCCGCTCTCTCAATGGCATTAAACAATTCTATCTCTTTAAGTCGGTGAGCATTACGATCGCGTTCGTAATTCATCCTGACATCCATGTAAAGATCGCTCTTCTTCGCACCGAGTATACTGTCTCTTATGGCAGTACTCTTTTTGAAGTAATTCAAAGCTGAGGCATAGTTATGCCTTTTGTTTTCTGCATCGTATTTGAGATCATATATGGTGGCACGGTGTTCGGGCGAACTGATCTCTGCCTCCACTCGCTCGGCATTGTCGATATACATCTCATATCCGGCAAAATCATTCTCGAAGAGACTGATCTCCGCCAGACCGATACAAGACTCCAGCCAATGCCATTTGTCGGGACTATCCTTCATCAGCTCGTATGCTTTGAGGTACATGTCACCGGCTTTCGTGTATTCACCTTCGACCTTGAAAAGTCGACCAAGATGGTTATAACAAAGAGCTATGCCGAGATTTGATTTCGCCAACTGATTGCATTCGAGCGATTTTTGATAATAAAGATGAGCTGAATCATACACTGCCTTTGCCTCATAGACGGCACCGATGTTGGCATAGTTGATCGCCTGACCGATAAGACTTTCCTGTTTCTTCTCACCCTCCAAAGCTCTTCGAAAAAAACGATCTGCATCTTCGTAGTACCCCATCGTCAGACTGATATTACCTATACCATTGAGAGACACGACGATGTTTTTGGCTCCGTCTTTTGACAAACTATCCGAGTACTTCTCAGCATATTCCAAAGCTCTGTAATGATGATCAAGAGCCTCCGAAAATGCACTGATGCGACGATAATCCGTGCCGAGATCATTGTACGCCATCACAATCTGCACGGTATCGACATTGTGGAGAGACAATGCAAGGGATTTCCTATGCGCACCGATGGCTTCCGAGAAGCGAGCACTCTCCCTATATATTCGACCCAACTGTCGGTAGCAGTAAAAGAGCAACACAGAGTCGCCCTGAGCTTGGTATTCGGTGATGAGCCGCAGCAAAGGTCCATCCGACTTGAGTCTGGTTATTTCTTTGATCTGGGGATTGATATCGGTTGATTCGACCTTTCTGTGCGATAGCTCTTTACAGGCGAAACCGAGAAAGAGTACCCCCAAGACTGACAAGATACGAGCCAGGTATAAATTCATAGAATGGAGCAAGGTTGATCTTTATATAAAGTCATTGAAAACTTGACACAAAAGTAGCAGTATTTTTTAATATAAACCACTACGAATGAAGATTAAGGCAAATATCAAGAAATGAAGAAAAGGTACGGACTCCTCACTTATTACGCTCATGCAATCGGATGATGCGTTGATTTCGGCTACCTCGGAATGAAAGAGTTGGGTCAAACTCCTCCTGCACAAAGCGGCCATCGACAAGGACATCAACATACTCCAAGACGGCCGAAAGGGAAGGCGAAGCCTCTATCTCCTCCAAGGTGTATCCGGTATAACACCAGATATTGAGCCCGGTCTCCTCTTTGAGCCGACGACAGAGGGCGAGGGCACCCTCGGGATTGAAAAGAGGGTCACCACCACTGAGGGTGATACCGTCAAGGAGGGGATTCGTTTTTATTTCGTTGATGATATCACTGAGGATGGGCTCGGTCAAGAGGACACCTGCCGTGGGATCCCAACTTGCGGGGTTCTGACATCCCGGGCAATGATGGGTACAACCAGACAGATACAAAGAGTACCTGATCCCTTCGCCATCGGATATGGTCTCCTTGTATCTGTTCAGTAAGTGTATATTGTATTGTTCTATCGACACTCCACTCTTATGGCTATGTCAGAGGTGTTCAGCAGTGTTTGATACGGTCTTTTTCTTCGGACTTCTTGGCCGAGTTCCAGCTGTCGAGCGATCCTGTCAGATAGCCCGTGATGCGTCTTAGTCGGGCTATATCCTCTCCTGCACAGACCGGACACTTGGCATAGATGACCCCTCTGTACCCACACTTGTTACAAGTGTCCACGGGGTGGTTGATCGAACCATAACCGATCTCAGCATCGTGCATAGCCTTGACGATCTTGAGGATACCCGATATATTTTTCTTTGCCTCTCCATCAAGCTCGACATAAGTGATGTGTCCACCTCGTGTAATGGCATGGAATGGAGCTTCGAGCTGGATCTTCTCAAAGATCGTTACAGGCTCTTTGACATCTATGTGGAACGAGTTGACGTAATAGTCACGATCCGTCACACCGGGGATGATACCGTATTTCTTGCGGTCCATGCGTGTAAATCGTCCCGACAATCCCTCTGCAGGAGTGGCGAGGACGGAGTAGTTGAGATTATACTTACGCTTGTACTCATCCACGACATTATTCATGACCATGATGGCATCGTAGAGTGTCTGGTAGGCCTCTTTGTTGTGTGCATGCCCCTCACCATAGATCGCGACCATGGCGTTGTGTCCTCCGATAAATCCGATACCGAGAGTCCCCGAAGCGATCACATCACCGACTTCCTCATTAGGATCGAGCGAAGCACCACCTTTCCATACATCGTTGCACATCATGAACGGATATTGGCACGCAAGAGCCGTGCGCTGATACTTGTACCGATCATAAAGCTGCTCGGCTATCATCTCCGCCATACGTCGTACCGAAGACAAGAAGATGGACTTTGCTTCATTTCGGATGGTATGCTTGTCACATCCGGGATTGAGTTCCTCTGCCTCTCTCATCGCTTCGATGGCCAGACGAGGGAAGTTCATTGAGGTGAAAGAGAGATTGCCACGACCGACAGAACTCTTCTCTCCGCGCAAGTTTTCGAACACTCTCGTGCGACAACCCATCGTTGCGAGTTCGTAAAGATACCTCTTGGGATCCTCAGCGTTCCACTTTTCGTTCTTGTTGTACTTCGTGTCAAGGAAAAGGAAGTTGGGGAAGAGGGCCTTGGAGGTCGTGCGACAAGCCTCGATGAGCAGGTCAAAATTGGGAGCCTCGAAAGTCATCTCACCACGAAGAGCGGCAGGGAAGTCTTTCATAGCCTTCTCGTAATCGGCCACTGAGAAGGACACACCATCCTTAACCTTGAATATCTGTATGGGGAATATGGGGACTTCTCCGTGCCCTAATCCGTCCGTAGTGGCAGAGAGGAGTTCACGCATCAAGAGACGAGCTTCGGGCGAAGTGTCAGTACCATAGTTAATGGAGCTGAACACGACTTGATTCCCACCACGAGAGTGCATGGTGTTGAGATTGTGGATAAAACCCTCCATCGCCTGATGAGTCTCACGTGTGGTCTTGTCCATGGCGTGATTCCACGCGCGTTCTATATCCTTTCTGTCCACACCGGGGCAGAGACCCTCTATTTTCTTGTACGCCTCAGCTATAAGATCCGGTTTCTCCTGCACCGACACCCCTTCGCTGACCAATCCATCGATGAGCACCTTGCGATCTATGGTGACATCTCTCATCCCTGCGATGAAGACAAGAGCCTCTGCCAAGTGACGGCGGAAGGTCTTGAGGACTCCCTTGGCCATGAAGAAGTCAAACGCAGGTATGGACTGTCCCCCATGTTGCTCGTTTTGGTTCGTCTGGAAGATGATCGTCGCCAAGGTCGCATAGCTTTGTATCGACTGAGGTGTGCGGATGCTGCCGTTTTTCGTCCTGAAACCACGCTCATAGAGATCCTCCAAGTCGTATTGGATACAAGTCGTTGTCTTGGTGGGGTAGTAGTCCAAGTCATGGATGTGTATATCTCCATTACGGTGTGCACGAGCGTACTTGACCCCGAGAAGATACTTGTTGGTATAGTCCTTGGTCACCTCCGAAGCAAATGTCATCATCTGCCCCGCAGGCGTATGCGCCGACATATTGGCATTGCTCAGGTTGACATCGTTCTTCTCTATGCGCACGATGCCATCCATGATCTGCTTCATCCCGGTACGTTTGTCACGTTCGACATTTCGCCACTCACGGTAGATGATGTACTTCTTGGCAACGAAAGGATCGCACACCATCAGCTCATGCTCCACGAGATCCTGTATCTCCTCGACCGTGGGGTTCGTCTCGGTGGAGAGTTGAGTAGACACCTTTTGGACGATGTTCTGAATTATACTTTTATTCTC
This is a stretch of genomic DNA from Porphyromonas cangingivalis. It encodes these proteins:
- a CDS encoding hybrid sensor histidine kinase/response regulator transcription factor is translated as MNLYLARILSVLGVLFLGFACKELSHRKVESTDINPQIKEITRLKSDGPLLRLITEYQAQGDSVLLFYCYRQLGRIYRESARFSEAIGAHRKSLALSLHNVDTVQIVMAYNDLGTDYRRISAFSEALDHHYRALEYAEKYSDSLSKDGAKNIVVSLNGIGNISLTMGYYEDADRFFRRALEGEKKQESLIGQAINYANIGAVYEAKAVYDSAHLYYQKSLECNQLAKSNLGIALCYNHLGRLFKVEGEYTKAGDMYLKAYELMKDSPDKWHWLESCIGLAEISLFENDFAGYEMYIDNAERVEAEISSPEHRATIYDLKYDAENKRHNYASALNYFKKSTAIRDSILGAKKSDLYMDVRMNYERDRNAHRLKEIELFNAIERAETQRTMYISWTLGLIGFFLAGAAYYAYRQRLRSNAALKQYERARTLFFANITHEFRTPLTVIQGLNKYLSPESKSTSRERTEYVETIDRQCGSLLTLVDQLLDISKLHGNNMSVPPYRHDDIVAYLRAIVEGFRHYGQKNDIDLIFRTDEAEIYMDFIPEYANKIINNLLSNAIKYSDPGSVVQILLQRPGNGSHVLLRVMDKGRGIDEKDLPHIFDIFYRSDSPFKPMGSGVGLALTKNLVEQMAGDIGVESTLGKGSIFTVTLPVFAPDGHVVSAPGTPAESPEVFLPSVSPSASQAIIEPDDVPGERPMILVVEDNADVTLYLRSILSPRYAVITAQDGKMGVDKAERTVPDLIITDLMMPVMDGNELVKAIRANTLTDHIPIIMLTAKSDDEDRKEGFRMGADAYLAKPFDPDELLIRVEKLLESRYLLREKYLKALEKDEGIGLKAEDAESLEFVRKVTNIIHSELSNPDLNVTFLAERMCVSASQLTRKLNTMVGVSTIAYITRIRLSKAKQFLSSGKYNVNEVADMCGFNDSGYFRRLFKKEFGVTPSDYTRISGGV
- the nrdG gene encoding anaerobic ribonucleoside-triphosphate reductase activating protein, with protein sequence MHLLNRYKETISDGEGIRYSLYLSGCTHHCPGCQNPASWDPTAGVLLTEPILSDIINEIKTNPLLDGITLSGGDPLFNPEGALALCRRLKEETGLNIWCYTGYTLEEIEASPSLSAVLEYVDVLVDGRFVQEEFDPTLSFRGSRNQRIIRLHERNK
- a CDS encoding anaerobic ribonucleoside triphosphate reductase; the encoded protein is MDTPTLFIIKRDGKQEPFSPEKIENAIIKAYRASGIQENKSIIQNIVQKVSTQLSTETNPTVEEIQDLVEHELMVCDPFVAKKYIIYREWRNVERDKRTGMKQIMDGIVRIEKNDVNLSNANMSAHTPAGQMMTFASEVTKDYTNKYLLGVKYARAHRNGDIHIHDLDYYPTKTTTCIQYDLEDLYERGFRTKNGSIRTPQSIQSYATLATIIFQTNQNEQHGGQSIPAFDFFMAKGVLKTFRRHLAEALVFIAGMRDVTIDRKVLIDGLVSEGVSVQEKPDLIAEAYKKIEGLCPGVDRKDIERAWNHAMDKTTRETHQAMEGFIHNLNTMHSRGGNQVVFSSINYGTDTSPEARLLMRELLSATTDGLGHGEVPIFPIQIFKVKDGVSFSVADYEKAMKDFPAALRGEMTFEAPNFDLLIEACRTTSKALFPNFLFLDTKYNKNEKWNAEDPKRYLYELATMGCRTRVFENLRGEKSSVGRGNLSFTSMNFPRLAIEAMREAEELNPGCDKHTIRNEAKSIFLSSVRRMAEMIAEQLYDRYKYQRTALACQYPFMMCNDVWKGGASLDPNEEVGDVIASGTLGIGFIGGHNAMVAIYGEGHAHNKEAYQTLYDAIMVMNNVVDEYKRKYNLNYSVLATPAEGLSGRFTRMDRKKYGIIPGVTDRDYYVNSFHIDVKEPVTIFEKIQLEAPFHAITRGGHITYVELDGEAKKNISGILKIVKAMHDAEIGYGSINHPVDTCNKCGYRGVIYAKCPVCAGEDIARLRRITGYLTGSLDSWNSAKKSEEKDRIKHC